The genomic region CAGTCAAATCTCACCAAATGCCTAAAGAGTTTTCCTAAGCGTTGAGGTCTTGTATGGTGTGATGTCTGACGGGGCGAGATGGTTGACAGTGGAAGAGTTCtttcattgttaccgtccgTCTGAGATTACAAAGTCGAAGGGTATGTATAGCTTCGTGCCAAGGAGTCCGATGCTTAAGCTAGCGTTCGAGACCCTAGACTCCAATTGTAACTGGAAAGGTAGATACTTCTTCCTTTAGGGAGACGATTGGATGTGTCGTCCTGATGATTACGAATACATGCCGGTGGACAAGACTTGGGGAATAATGCCTCCGTCTGGTATGAGCCCGTCTTACTTTACAAGCTTTTACGAAGCATTGAAGTTATTCTAACCGTTCAATTTTGCAGCTAAGGACCGTCCACCTGTTACCATAGAACAATTTGGCTTTTTGGAAAAAATCTTCCAAACCACCAGGTTGTCGAAGAGGACTTGGGCAAAGCTCGTCACCTTGGACACCCTGCATTGGTACTATGACGGTCCAGAACCTACAGCTGCTGCCCGTCGATACGACTCAGGAATACGCAAGCGTAAGTCTTTTAACCCTCCACCATTGCTTTGTCGCACAACATTGTTTTTCACCCgtgtactttttttctttttttttgcagaaatggatACTGCCAAGAGAAGGGCACTTATTAAGCAAGCTGCCCTTAAGAGAAAACAAGAAGGAAACCCCCCCACCCAAGACGGGTTCATTCCATCCATCTTCTAAGAGGCAGCCGCTAAAGAATGCTGACCATCACTCAAAGAAGCCGAAAATGATGATGGGGTTGGCCATCGTTCAAGGACCTGACGGGTTAAAATTGCCACCAAAGTTGGGTTTAGGCAAAGGAAAAGGTTTAATGACCAATCCAGATCTTGCCAAGGAAAAGCCACCCATCCTGTTGCGGGAGGACTCGCAATATGCTCTTAATCGGGTGACTTCCATCATCACGGATGAAGATTACGAGGATCTTGGTAATCATGCGACGGAAGCCATGGGGGAGACGGCTTTATATAGTCTTACTCAGGTTGGTACCgtcatttttgtatatatatatatatatatatatatatatatatatatatatatatatatatatttttttttttttttttttttaagttggtaCCGTCATGTTTTGACATTGGTCCTTACCCTTAATACTATAAGGGTCGTTATGGCGAAAGGACTAATGGACCATTGTCTCGCACAAGAGAAGGCGTTGGAGCGTGTCCGTGCAAAGTCCAAGGCAACGGCGGAGGAGCTTGACGAGTTGAAGCTATGGAAGCTTTGTCATGaacaaaagttgaaattttctgAGCAAACTCGCGAAAACCTAGAAAAGGAGGTAGAGTTGTTAAGGGAGAACTTGAAGGCGAAAGAAGAAAGCATCCGTCAGGCCAAGGAGAAGGCTATCCGAGAATATCGGGACTCTAACGCTCTTCTGGATAAATTGGGTACTTCTTTTAATGAAGGATTCAATGATTGCCTCCGTCAAGTCAAGGCCTTCTATCCCGATCTGAGCATCGCACATATTACCATTGATACGGGAGGTCAGACTCCAACCCGTCTTGCCGATACTGAAGATACAGCCGAGCTTTTTGGTGGTGAACAAAGTGACAGTGAGGCCCAGAAGGTTGACAAGGGGTCCGTTGCAGAAGATGTCCGTCAATCATCTGACAAAGGTCCCGATGACAAGGAGGACACCGTCATATTTCAAGATTAACATgtacctagtttttttttttttaaatgtattggAAAACAATTTTAATCCATTGTTTTTTGTTGGTCTAGCACTGTATTCTGACCAAAATTTTGAAGCACTTCCTTTATGATATTTGTCCGTTCTATATGTAGTTTTAGCAAATATTGTTCTCATGACTTGCGGAGACACTGAGTTTCATTCATTGAGGGCCGTCCATTTTGTGGGATTCATAAACTTCACCCTTGTTGGACAACCCATCTACTTTATGGACAATAAATTTTGACCTCAATAGGACCCGTCCACTTTACAGACCTGATAAATTTCACCCTTAATAGAATGATCTGTCCACtctgtggacttggtagatttccGTCCTTCTTGAATgctccgtccactatgtggacttgataactttcatcctttttggatgaaccgtacactatgtggacttgataaacTTCCATAATTCTTGGATGGTTCGTCCATTATGTGAACTTGACAAATTTTCACCCTTCTTGGAtggtccgtccactatgtggacttgataaacttccatccttcttggatggtctgtccactatgtggacttgataaactttcatccttcttggatgatccgtccactatgtagacttaataatttttcatcctttttggatgatccgtccactctgtggacttgataagttttcatccttcttggacgatccgtccactgtgtagacttgataaattttcatccttctcaGACGATccatccactatgtggacttgataaattttcatccttcttggatggtCTTGttcactatgtggacttgataaattttcatccttctcgGATGGTCCGttcactatgtggacttgataaattttcatcatttttggaTGATCTgcccactgtgtggacttgataagttttcatccttcttggatgatccgtccactgtgtggattTGATAAGTTTTGAGCAAAATATATTCCATATGTTCTAAATAAACTCCTTTTATTATAATGGATTAGTAGACTATTGCTCAGAAAAAATGCCTTTTGGCTCTAGAAGTACttgtaggaaataaaaactatcTAAAGATATACTAGAAATGAGGAGGTAAATGTTGGTGTAGTCTTTATCCTTCgcctactggtagtacttcttcaggtgctccgtgttccatggATGACTCAGCTTTCTTCCATCTAGTGTCtctaagtagtacgttcccttcctatgccatgaaataATCATGTATGGTCCTTTCTAGTTAGGTCCTAACTTCCCTTGGGAGGCATCTTTTGTAGCGCCGAGTACTCTTCTTAAGACCAGATCTCCCATCTGGAAGTCCTTGTGTctgaccttggagttgtaatgctttgccATCAGGTCTTGGTATCGCACAAGTCTCTGCTCTGCTGCGGCCCTGACTTCGTCCACAAGATCGAGCTGTAAGCGCATCTGTTCATCATTTTTGCTTTTGTCGTAGTTCTCGACCCGGTAGCTTGTTAGACCTACTTCTGCTGGTATGACGGCCTCACTACCATATGCCAATTGAAACGGCGTTTCTCCTATCGGTGTTTTCgccgttgtcctgtatgcccataaaacacttggtaattcgtCTGGTCGTATGCCCTTTGCTCCCTTGAGCCGAGTCTTGATAATCTTaagcaaggaccggttcgtgactttaACCTGTCCATTGGCCTACGGGTGGGCGAGTGACAAGTAGTGATTCCTAATCCCAAACTGGGAACAAAAGTCTCTAAATgtgtcgttgtcgaattgtttcCCGTTGTCCAAAACCAGCACCCTCGGAATTCCATACCTGCAAATAATACTTTTCCATACAAAACTACGGATATTCTTCTCCGTGATAGTGGCCAAAGTCTctacttccacccatttggtgaagtagtcaatgccAACCACTAAGAACTTTAGTTGTCTCACTGCTGTCGGGaacggacccatgatgtctaatccccattgtgcaaatggccatggggccgtcataggGGTAAGTTCTTCCGTTGGTTGCCTTATAAAATTGCCAAATCGTTGGCACTTATCGCAAGCTCTGACGTATatgtgggcatccttctgcattgttggccagtagt from Castanea sativa cultivar Marrone di Chiusa Pesio chromosome 11, ASM4071231v1 harbors:
- the LOC142616562 gene encoding uncharacterized protein LOC142616562, coding for MGPFPTAVRQLKFLVVGIDYFTKWVEVETLATITEKNIRSFVWKSIICRYGIPRVLVLDNGKQFDNDTFRDFCSQFGIRNHYLSLAHPTTAKTPIGETPFQLAYGSEAVIPAEVGLTSYRVENYDKSKNDEQMRLQLDLVDEVRAAAEQRLVRYQDLMAKHYNSKVRHKDFQMGDLVLRRVLGATKDASQGKLGPN